The Nicotiana tomentosiformis chromosome 2, ASM39032v3, whole genome shotgun sequence genome includes the window aagccaaagttagacacgacacttaccttgctccgaaggccacttaattctcaatcacaactttttctttggaattcacctctaaaccacttgtatctattaaaaaatgactcaataatatcaaatattgctaaaggaatcaattatatttcataaattaaatttcccaaactttcctccaaaaagtcgaaaaatcgaccccgggctcgcttggtcaaaactcgaggttcagaccaaaatccttttaacCATTCACCCCTGAGTtctgaatatataattagttttggaatccgacctcaaattggggtctaaatcctcaaatttacgaaattcctagtttctaccctaacccctaattctaccatgaaaactctagatttttggttgataattcaagaaatgtaatgggtaattgaatgaaaatggtttagaatcacttaccaacaatttggggaagaaatggctcttgaaaaatagCCTCTCactgtttggtttttgagaaaaaagaatttttggctaaaatcccgtttttggattctgttaagtgctgggcgacagtgttcatcgcgttcgcgaagcgtataggctgccaagcctttgcgttcgcgagacagtgtttgcgttcacgtaggctaccccccatggccttcgcgttcgcgagacattgatcgcgttcgcgatgaaggaacgatcaactctcccccaggtgtgcctaacacaaTGCGATCGCGAGGAGCtagctgcgttcgcgaagggttacgcccccatcgcttcgcattcgcgaccaagccttcgcgttcgcgaagaagaaaaaacttcagctgcccagtttactcttcgtgttAGCGAGAGTACCTtctcgaacgcgaagaaggacatgccagaacacagactctgcagaaaaaccagatttccaaagtccaaaacatcccgtggcctattcgaaactcacccgagccctcagggctccaaaccaaacatgtacacaagtctaaaaatataatacggacctactcgcatgataaaattaccaaaataatacctagaactacgaatttatcaccaaatcaaatgaaattctcaagaacactttaaaatttctattttcttagttggacgtctgaatcatgtcaaatcaactccatttcacaccaaatttcacagacaggtcttagatatcataatgaacctgtaccgggcttcgaaaccaaaatacggacccgatactaacaataccaaatatcaatcaattcttaaaaataaatataattttgatcaaaaattcataactcaagctagggaccttcgaattcgattccgggcatatgtccAGGTCCCATAagtcgatacggacctaccgggaccgtcaaagcacggatacgggcccgtttaccaaaaatgttgatcgatTTGGGCAAACACACCCGGATCTATGTTTTGATGGTCCTGGTGGGtccatatcatgatttgggacttgggcgtatgcccgaaaccAAATTCAAAgatccctaacttgagttatcactttttttcgaaatttgaAAGCCTAAAGACTTAATGACTTAGAAGGTTTGACCactgtttgactttgttgataccgggtccgtattttggttccgaaactcggtataggttcattataatatttatgactggACTATCAAATTTAGTAAAAAACGgagttagtttgacgtgattcgaacgtccggttgttaaaatagaagttctaaagtttcttgaaaatttcatttaattttggtgtctgattcatagttctaggtgttattatggcaatttgatcgcgcgagcaagtttgtatgatgtttttagacttgtgtgcatattttgttTAGAGCCCCGAAGGCTCAGGcaagtttcagataggctacggagtgaaatTGAACTTTGAATCATAGCTGGTGCaagtacaggttaatgtaagcgacctgccttagcctcgtcactatttcgtcgaggttaggctcgacacttacaaagtacatggggtcagttgtacccatactacactctgtacttcttgtgcagatttcggagttggtcccagtgacgtactgtagatttgctcggattcagctaccagtggagacttgaggtatagttgtacGGCGTTCGCAGCTTTGAAGTCTCCCTCTACTTTATgttagttgtgtgctttctttcaggcaaatttattttgtttagacccttgtttgtattattctagaagctcgtgcacttgtgacaccagttctgggatggtattcagACATCGCTAGTATTATGGAGTATTCACTTTAATTGAGACTTTAtttccgtatttgtttctttgttaataattaatttaaaaattatggtaaaatggctaattatattctaacgttggctttcctagcaaatgaaatgttaggcgccatcacggtcccgaaggtgagaattttgggtcgtgacaaccgcctcgtagtcccaaaagtaaatatataggggatctcccgaggtaccgcctcgtagtcccaaaagtaaacacacagctcgaaTCGATTCAAAATAGCAATTAACAACAAGAATTCTGCAGTTAAGGCTGATACAAATCAAGCAAAAACAtgaattcaactaaacatgttgcatagatttcaaataagcatttaagacacgtagacatgcgatatgagactaaataggataactacacatgttggtataactcaattagGATGTAACATGCTACTACTCAATGAAAAACCAAATTTTACAACAATTaccccgtgtacgcactcgtcacctcgtgtacacggcgctcacatatcacagaagtatcacatcaataccaaatcctcaggggatttcccccacacaaggttaggaaagccacttacctcgagccaagctcaatcaatcaacaAGAACtcattttcctcgattatccaacttcgaatggtccaaatctagccaaaaataattacatactataaatacaactataataaactaatctaattaatgaaatcaagaatttaacaagaatttcgaaaatcgccccaaaacgtcgacccaggcccacatctcggaatcaggcaaaagtcacaaaatacgaacaccgattcactcacgagttcactcataccaaaattactcaaatccggcaTCAAAATCCCAATTGGAACTCAAAAATTTGGTTGAAGAACTTTTcaactttttccccaattttctcaactcaaatccttaattaaatgatgaaattaatgatagattagtggaatataaccaaaaaggagttaagaatcattacccaataggtttctctgaaaatttctcaaattatcgcctcaatccgagctctcaaagtcccaaaatgaaaataagatcaaaccctcgaaattttcCCTTTTTTGCCCagtgatctcgcacctgcgatgccgcacctgcggaaaaacgatcgcaggtgcggattccacttatgTCTAGGGTTTTCGCTTCTGTGGACCAGGGATCGCTGGTAacgatcccgcttctgcggagacccttccgcttctgtgatcccAAAGCCTCCCAGGCCTCTCCGCTTGTGCGTTCAaccttccgcagaagcgactccgcttctgcggccttcttgtcgcacctgcgaccacataCCAAGCTCCTTcagaccgcacctgcgatccacCTCTCGCACGCGCGTGtacgcacctgcggccaacccctccgtaggtgcgatgacaccagaagctgaaAAATCACCAGTcctcacaagtccaaaattaatCCGAAAATTATCCaagacacacccgaggccccggggacctcaaccaaatatatccacaagtcctaaaacaccatacaaacttagtcgagccctcaaatcacatcaaacaacaacaaaaacgtgaatcacactccaattcaaacttattgaactttgaaacttcaaacttccacaaccgatgccgaaacctatctaaACACGTCcgattacctcaaattttgcacactaatcataattggcattacatacctactccaacttacggaattggaatccgacccctatATCCAAAAGtttacttccggtcaaacttcctaaaaaattcgacttttgctatttcaagcctaactcagctacagacctcaaattcacaattcggacacgctcctaattccaaaatcacccaacggagctaacataatcgacgaaactccattttggagccgtcttcacacagttccaactacggtcaaaattcaaGAACTTAAgttttcgttttagggactaagtgtcccaatcactcgaaaaccaaaaacaaaacctcccagcaagtctcataagcagaaaaagatacgaggAAAGCAGTAAaaaggggatcagggctaatactctcaaaacgatcggccgggtagTTACACATATGTTATATCAATATATGCTATAttcatatgttgttgttgctacaacttaagtattaatatacataagttgtagcaacaacaatatatgtatatatattaataCTATATTAACATATGCTATAttcatatgttgttgttgctaaaacttaagtattaatatagcactacatcttatagaactatatatatatatatatatatatatatatatatatatatatatatatatatatatagaaacaacaagaatataattgaattaacaTATGTTATAGTAAGTTTTAATAGAATATAATTGAATTTCTAATTGGTCTACGGATGAAGTATCCGAACAAGgtactaataaggtgatcgagaataaaacattcaagattatgtgtgtgtgtgtgtgtgtaaataCAAAATATTGAATATTTCAATTTAGGGtgttaaattaattaaatattatgtaCATATATTTATATATGCATACACAGATAGGATATAATGTCCATATAAAAGTAATTtaaaaatacacacacacacatatatataagtattaaatattatttatttaaaagctatttatataaattgactaaaaccgaccgacttcggtcggtatttttattaaattaatattttaaaaaatttaaaattgaaattcCGATCGAATTCGGTTGGAAAAACTTAATTAAAACATATTTCGTttggtaaattatatatatatatatatatatatatatatatatatatatatatatatatatataagtcttGTTATATTAACCAATTGCCTTGGGCGagaaagaataattttaaatataccgaccgatttcggtcggtatactTGAAacattttaattaaaaatatttttggtatataatatgcaAGTATGATCAAgtcttggtcaaagattgatCAATTTctgaccaacattggtcggaaTTTTTTTATCTTGTGGGACCACTATTTTCGTTGtgagaaatattttctttcacttttgcgaccaatttacttattttccgaccgatttcggtcggtattttttGGACGGGTTTTGCTAGTTTTTTAGTAGTGAGCTAAGCCAAAATTAGTTTTAAAAAGAGTAAGGAGGCAAACTTGGTGATGAAAGATTGATAAAAATTTATTCAAATTTGGGTAGTGGTTGCTCCTATTCAAATATATATGATATTTTGTATAACTCATTAAAATTCAGGTTAACAaagaaagataaaagaaaatCACTTGGTGCTTATCAATCCATCAAACAAGTTTCTCTCAATCCTCACCCAAAAGCCGCCTTGATATTATGAATACGGCAAATTGTGATAAAACTCAAGTTCATACAAACCACGAACATAGTAATTAGAACCTAAAACAGCCCGGTTCAAAAATACATGATGTACTTGGGAAAAGAACCAGGCAAAGAAACCCAAGAAACACAGAGCTGGTTCAAGCTCTACTCCATCACGAAGTTGTTGGTCACTTTATTGACCAAATGTTTGCCATAACAAGCACCTTCAAACTTCTTGATCCCCCCCATGTTCTGCACACACACATCCAAGGGTTCTACTTCCGCGTCAAAGTTGGGCTGTAGGAGAAATGAAACATACATCATTAGAAACTAACATAAAGTCATACCATcgtttttttaaatttaattgtcaaaagaaaaagaaaaactttaACCTCATAAAAATAAGCCACACAAACACGGTATTTGCCAGTGCTGTTGATGACTCTATGGAGTGTGGATTCATATAACCCATTGGATAAAATCTGCCAACAACCAATAGAGATGAACAACTTAAGCAGAGGTGTAAAAATGATTAAAAAGTTCAAAGTAAATTGCATACCTTGAGCATATCACCGACGTTACATATAAAGGTTCCTTTTATAGGGGCGGCAGGGATCCATTCACCAGATTTGTTCTTTACCTTAAAATAATTCAGCATGATTTGTAGTGAAACAAAACCAGCAATATATTTCATCAAAGATTCAGCCCAATAAACCAGGATGAAAATTAGATCATAAAACAAAGTGTATAAGAGAAGGCTTTACAAGGGAAATCTAGGGAGTAGGCATGCTTTAAGGACTTGGAAGCTAATATTTCTCGGTAGCTCTCAACGAAAGGAGCAAAATCGGAAAAAGGAATATAATTGTACCTCAAGGGCAAGGATGTTATCGTCCTGGTTAAGTAAGGTCAGCAATCCTGTAAGCCGAGAAAAAAGAAATTCATGATTGCCAATCAATAAGTGGAAAGAAACATCCTTGAAAAGATATTATGAAGTTTTACCATAATCAGTGTGAGCTCCACTGAGAATTATTTGATTCCAAATAGATGGACAACACAGAAAACAAAAGATATAACTCATTAGAAAACAGATAAACCAATAACAGGGAAAAAACAACTCGAAGAACAATACCATAACTTACAATCCaatatctttttttttaaattaacttACCAACCAATTGTGCTCCTAGCGTTATCTTGTATATCTGACGATGGTGAAGGAGGGTAACCAATTGTTCTTAAGACCCAGAATGGATCTTTGCTTATTTTGCTCTCTATTTCTTTTGCCGATCCCGCTAACGCTAGGGAAATACCCCTCAAAATGTTACGGGATATATCTGCCAGATGTATTATACAAAAGTTCGCCATTTCTTGTATGTGAATTTGTCAAAAgattatatatgtatatacagAGAGTAAGGCACCTGTGCACTGGTTAATATAAAGCTCCATCAACTGTTTGAAATCTGGTGGGAAACTTGGCCTGCATAAGAAAAATATTGTACCAAGGCCAAACAAAACCAAGAAACACCAAAACTCAAAGTCGTCATTTAGCAGTCAATAGTATAAAACTaacggaaaaaaaaaagagatttgaagatgtacaacGAGATAGAGAGGAAGGGGTTCGTGCCAACCGAATGTATTGCAAGTATCTTGTTTACCTACCATAAGTTAGGACCTTGCAAAACTTCTCCCAGATCTCCATACATCCCTTCTTTTATTTCTCTATAGAACTGCAATGCATCAAACATGATTTACTAACCAAAACAGCACCAATTACTAATTATATTAACGAAGTATTTCTATAAAAGCTTTGTCAAGAGACATGTGTAAATAGAAAGTAACATCGAGAGAAGTTACATTGCAAACAGTAGAGATGTTGGACATAGTTGAAGAATGGTCTTTAAtagcaaaaataaaaatttctcaTTTTTGAGAAGAGCTTTAATCAATTTGTGAATGGATTAAGGATAAAGTTCAAAGTTGAGCCGAAAACACAAACAATTAAAAAGACCTTACTTGAAAGGGAACCAACCATATCCGACGAGACAGAGAGTAAATAGGAATAAAAGACATTATTCACATTGTTTAAAAGCGCTCACGTACATC containing:
- the LOC104110590 gene encoding probable 2-oxoglutarate-dependent dioxygenase At3g50210, whose protein sequence is MAKEFKSIPLIDISPLLQKWDELHESQNESIAEVVKKLDEACKNEGFFYVTGHGIPLPFMEEIRRITRKYFDQPSEDKLNFKLSASTGYRGYQAIHENITTGVPDMQEAIDFYREIKEGMYGDLGEVLQGPNLWPSFPPDFKQLMELYINQCTDISRNILRGISLALAGSAKEIESKISKDPFWVLRTIGYPPSPSSDIQDNARSTIGCGAHTDYGLLTLLNQDDNILALEVKNKSGEWIPAAPIKGTFICNVGDMLKILSNGLYESTLHRVINSTGKYRVCVAYFYEPNFDAEVEPLDVCVQNMGGIKKFEGACYGKHLVNKVTNNFVME